Proteins co-encoded in one Kribbella qitaiheensis genomic window:
- a CDS encoding RNA polymerase sigma factor, giving the protein MKIIQTEETEPAMAAGSDAELWDRLRAGDQDALGELFDRYADDVYAFAFRRTASWTTAEDVVQATFLSTWRRFQRNPPGPMTGPSARGWLLVVAGNECRVLFRTTRRFRTMLERLPDPSPGPDHAAEVARKLDDEQRMSAIRRALAKLPRHERETLELVVWSGLTTAETADALGVPIGTVKARLHRTRRRFPDLLSRIALSEELS; this is encoded by the coding sequence GTGAAGATCATCCAGACCGAAGAGACGGAGCCCGCGATGGCCGCCGGATCCGATGCGGAGTTGTGGGACCGGCTTCGAGCTGGGGACCAGGACGCGTTGGGTGAGCTGTTCGACCGGTACGCGGACGACGTGTATGCCTTCGCTTTCCGCCGTACCGCCTCTTGGACCACCGCCGAGGATGTCGTCCAGGCGACGTTTCTGAGCACCTGGCGACGGTTTCAGCGGAACCCACCAGGACCCATGACTGGACCTAGTGCCCGCGGCTGGCTGTTGGTCGTCGCCGGCAACGAATGCCGCGTCCTGTTCCGGACCACAAGGCGGTTCCGGACCATGCTGGAGCGATTGCCGGATCCCTCGCCCGGTCCCGACCATGCCGCCGAAGTGGCCCGCAAACTCGATGACGAACAGCGGATGTCCGCCATCCGCCGCGCGTTGGCGAAGCTCCCCCGGCACGAACGGGAGACGCTCGAACTGGTCGTCTGGTCCGGCCTGACGACGGCTGAGACCGCCGACGCCCTCGGCGTACCGATCGGCACCGTCAAGGCCCGCCTGCACCGCACCCGCCGCCGCTTCCCCGACCTGCTGTCCCGGATCGCGCTCTCCGAGGAGCTCTCATGA
- a CDS encoding phosphotransferase — protein MTITDNGWDSRAWLEGDWLHRAPRRPEVGPRLLAETRLLPWLAPQLPLPIPIPEPTEDGVRHRLLVGEPIEEASTALGRELGSFLRALHAVDPLEAVAHGALDPVTAAAERVEILAEMRAQVLPLLSGADRVRGAELLDNIGGHTTLVHGDFGPDHVRVHDGRITGIIDWTDAHIGDPGLDLCWLLHATPPALSEAAAETYQPEPELVRRAYDWYRLGPWYEVVHGLGTEQPEFVESGLSGVLARL, from the coding sequence ATGACGATCACCGACAACGGCTGGGACAGTCGCGCCTGGCTGGAGGGCGACTGGCTGCATAGGGCTCCCCGGCGCCCGGAGGTCGGCCCACGACTGCTCGCCGAGACCCGCCTCCTCCCCTGGCTCGCTCCGCAACTCCCGCTGCCTATCCCCATCCCCGAGCCGACCGAGGACGGCGTACGCCATCGTCTGCTGGTCGGTGAGCCGATCGAAGAGGCCAGTACCGCGCTGGGCCGCGAGCTCGGATCATTTCTGCGAGCGCTCCACGCTGTGGATCCGCTCGAAGCTGTTGCGCACGGAGCACTGGATCCGGTGACGGCAGCGGCCGAGCGCGTCGAGATCCTCGCTGAGATGCGTGCGCAGGTGCTGCCATTGCTGTCTGGTGCCGACCGGGTCCGTGGCGCGGAACTGCTGGACAACATCGGCGGCCACACCACGCTGGTGCACGGGGATTTCGGGCCCGACCACGTCCGGGTCCACGATGGTCGGATCACCGGCATCATCGACTGGACCGACGCGCATATCGGCGACCCTGGTCTGGACCTGTGCTGGCTCCTGCACGCCACTCCGCCGGCGCTCTCCGAGGCAGCTGCCGAGACCTACCAACCGGAGCCAGAGCTGGTCCGGCGGGCCTACGACTGGTATCGACTGGGCCCTTGGTACGAGGTCGTCCACGGTCTCGGCACGGAGCAGCCGGAATTCGTGGAGAGCGGTCTCTCGGGAGTGCTGGCCCGGCTCTGA
- a CDS encoding NUDIX hydrolase, whose product MDELVALLDSDGRVCGSAPRSVMRRDNLRHGATGVLVRNSAGDIYVHRRTPTKDVYPSYYDFAAGGVVAAGEDPYDAVVRELAEELGITDVDLVKLPEGDYADDATSYHAYLYMCVWDGPVHHQPEEVAWGAWMSPAELIARLDDPDWPVMPDTAAMLGPLVRSFG is encoded by the coding sequence ATGGACGAACTCGTGGCGTTGCTGGACTCCGACGGCCGGGTGTGTGGTAGCGCGCCGAGATCGGTGATGCGGCGGGACAACCTGCGCCACGGCGCCACCGGAGTACTGGTCCGCAACAGCGCCGGCGACATCTACGTCCATCGCCGGACCCCGACCAAGGACGTCTACCCCTCGTACTACGACTTCGCGGCCGGCGGCGTCGTGGCGGCGGGTGAGGACCCGTACGACGCGGTTGTGCGCGAGCTCGCCGAGGAGCTCGGGATCACCGACGTCGACCTGGTGAAGCTGCCCGAAGGCGACTATGCGGATGACGCCACGTCGTACCACGCCTATCTCTACATGTGCGTCTGGGACGGTCCGGTCCATCATCAGCCGGAAGAGGTTGCCTGGGGTGCGTGGATGTCCCCCGCCGAGCTGATCGCGAGGCTCGACGACCCCGACTGGCCGGTGATGCCGGACACCGCCGCCATGCTCGGCCCGCTGGTGAGGTCGTTCGGATGA